The Triticum aestivum cultivar Chinese Spring chromosome 7B, IWGSC CS RefSeq v2.1, whole genome shotgun sequence genome window below encodes:
- the LOC123157555 gene encoding uncharacterized protein, with product MALRPRETSKKIIKNKGVSYPTECSTAACLHPLRPLTPTPAAPVASKFRPVSETGRPIDIDGGEGGGDRSEQAEAARDGEKATPFYSDGGKARKGPSLAPLSACKRRRTPEASGWASLPTDIVHLVASRLLADDVVDYIVFRAVCSGWRSCTSDARDPTLSRPDLWPRGWVALCDGDGVRPDDAGEIGFFHTRTARRLRVRLPELRRHRIIGFTQGLIILLNKRTATVRVLHPFTRVVVDLPSLVPVFHDAVRNRSSVLDMNAAVCSASVTSIAVVAWFPWTRVVIGAEAGRPAWEVLHRGLFLRSILPFQGRLYATVAMGGSMKIIQLYPRSPHPVLAHVPNDFGVLDLCSYFLMESGGRVLLAVHHLTAQNCGMEPFQQNAYKLFALDIDHGELIPVNCLGGHALFLNRDRCLSVSARDLPSVSSNSIYFSLHRDPVVVHSVRTGFSEQLAVSCQIHDGKDRIRPSVRPFTIADHLLTYCHPHEWTKGLMFHEYHSIPESFEELRKNIKAKDSELWIPRFAVC from the exons atggccctaagaccaCGGGAGACAAG caaaaaaataataaaaaataaaggTGTTTCTTATCCCACTGAGTGTTCCACGGCGGCGTGCCTCCATCCCCTCCGGCCTCTCACCCCGACCCCTGCGGCACCGGTGGCC TCCAAGTTCCGGCCGGTCTCGGAGACGGGACGGCCTATAGATATAGATGGAGGAGAGGGCGGAGGAGATCGATCTGAGCAAGCCGAGGCTGCGCGCGATGGGGAAAAAGCTACCCCCTTCTACTCCGACGGCGGGAAGGCGCGCAAAGGTCCCTCCTTGGCCCCGCTCTCCGCCTGCAAGCGCCGGCGGACCCCTGAGGCAAGCGGCTGGGCTTCCCTCCCCACCGATATAGTCCACCTTGTCGCCAGCCGCCTGCTGGCCGACGACGTGGTGGACTACATCGTCTTCCGGGCCGTCTGCTCCGGCTGGCGCAGCTGCACGAGCGACGCGCGCGACCCCACCCTGAGCAGACCGGACCTCTGGCCGCGCGGCTGGGTCGCCCTCTGCGACGGCGACGGGGTACGCCCGGACGACGCCGGCGAGATCGGCTTCTTCCACACGCGGACGGCCaggcgcctccgcgtccgcctgCCGGAGCTCCGGCGCCACAGGATCATCGGCTTCACCCAGGGACTGATCATTCTTCTGAACAAACGCACCGCCACCGTCCGGGTGCTGCATCCCTTCACGCGGGTCGTGGTCGACCTCCCGTCCCTCGTCCCCGTGTTCCATGACGCGGTCAGGAACCGGAGCTCCGTGCTTGACATGAACGCCGCGGTCTGCAGCGCGTCCGTGACCTCCATTGCCGTGGTGGCATGGTTCCCGTGGACCCGGGTGGTGATCGGCGCCGAGGCTGGCCGCCCCGCTTGGGAGGTCCTCCACCGAGGGCTTTTCCTTAGGAGCATCTTGCCCTTCCAAGGAAGGCTTTACGCCACCGTCGCCATGGGTGGCTCAATGAAGATCATACAGCTGTACCCGAGATCACCCCACCCTGTGCTTGCTCATGTTCCAAATGATTTTGGTGTTCTGGACCTATGCAGCTACTTCCTCATGGAGTCCGGTGGGCGAGTGCTGCTTGCCGTCCACCATTTAACTGCACAAAATTGTGGCATGGAGCCCTTCCAGCAAAATGCCTATAAGCTCTTTGCGTTGGACATCGATCACGGTGAGCTGATCCCAGTGAACTGCCTCGGTGGCCACGCGCTGTTCCTCAACAGGGATCGGTGCCTGTCTGTTTCGGCCAGGGACCTCCCATCTGTCAGCAGCAACTCCATTTACTTCTCTTTGCACCGTGACCCTGTTGTGGTGCACTCGGTAAGGACAGGTTTCTCTGAGCAGCTAGCAGTGTCATGCCAAATACATGACGGGAAGGATAGGATCCGACCCTCCGTGCGCCCTTTCACCATTGCTGACCATCTTCTAACCTACTGCCATCCTCATGAGTG GACAAAAGGACTCATGTTTCATGAGTACCACTCTATACCTGAATCTTTCGAGGAATTGAGGAAGAACATCAAGGCAAAAGATTCTGAACTATGGATTCCTCGCTTTGCAGTTTGTTGA